The sequence below is a genomic window from Patescibacteria group bacterium.
TAATGATGTAACTATGGTGGGTGAAGATTGTCCTTCTTTATTGTTCTGACCCACAAAAATCATGTGAGGAAGCTAATAAAGATGAGCGTCAGAAAATTGAACTCGACATATTGGAAAAAAATAAAATAACTGATTATAAATGTAGTAAGGATAGACCGGTATTTCCTCCGACTCCTGTGCTTATGTTGAAAATAGTAGAAAATCCTTGTGAAGGAAATTGGAAAAGAATAAATTGTAGTTTTAAAGGTAGAATATTCTGGAGAAGTAGAAACAGCTTGTTGGGATAGAGTGGAAGGATTATTGTACAACGATGAAAGAGTATAGATATCGATAATGGTGTTGCGTTTTATTGAAAGAAAATACATTTTTTGCCAAGAAGAGTTATGTATGGAGATGTTTGAAGAAAAGATATTATACAGATAGATTGCTATAATAGTTGTATAATACAATGGAGAAAGTTATACAGTATGTCAGGGACGACTATGGAAAATTGTAGTTCAATATTACGCACTAATTTATTGTGGAAAAAATTTAAAGATAAAAAGTAAATATTATTAATAGGAACCTAAGTTAAAAAGAAATTCACCACTTTATGTGGAGAAAATCCTTGTGGATCAAGTACATCTGCCAGTGCGCCAATGGATATTTGGCTGTATGGATGTTAACTTATATGTTAAAAAAATACAATTTTTCCTAATTTAAATACAAGATGAAAAATAGCTAAATAATTTTTACCCATCAATTTTCCGTTTTGTTATTTATTCAGATTTTTAGTCAGGAAGAAGGAGCTGATACAGAAGTGGTTAAAAGGATATTAGAGTCTACAAATTCCTGGTTAACCAAAAAAATGTATCCCATACTTCGACCCGCTGATTATTGTGTCAATAACTTTGGCCATCACACTATAGAATTTCACCAGCTCGCAGCGGCGCACCCCCTTTGCCGGCACTGCCAGTGCACGCCACTCGAAAAGTGAGAAAAAGCCAAACTTGATTTTAAACGGCGCTTTAATGGGTTCGCTTTAGGGCTTTCGTTTTACTTACACTTACCCCAGCCTCTGGTCCAACTTTTGCCCTTGTCTAATATATCAAAAAATGTTTTAGATAATTTCATTGCAAAAATAATTCCCGCATAACTCAATATAGTTACCCATATTTTGCTTGTGGGCAAGATACTATATTCCTAAAAGTGTCAATATAAAAAAGCAGTTATGGTAATTCATATTGTCGTAGTGAATGCGATTCCGACTGTAAGAAAATAACTTTGGGGAGAACGGCAAAAAATTGAAAAGGATTGTCCTTTTAAAATTGTTGAATCTTATATTTATGCGATGAAGCTGATGATGAAAAAATGCGAAGGATGCTGTTATCGGCTAAAAAATCAGGAAATAAAATCAAGCTGCCGTAGTAATTACAAGGGTTTTGGAAATAATGGACTGCCGAATTTTCAAAAACACGTGGTACGAGGATAACCTAATATTTGAAGTTACCTTTTACAAGATTGATGGAAAAGTTGTGAAAGAAGTTACTGATATAAGAATAGATTGTGAGTGGTGGTACCAAATGCTTGACTCTGATAATAATAAATCACAAGATAATTTATAATTCTGACAAAATTTTTGTACTATTTTTGTATAGCTCAATACTATTTGTCGTATGAAAAAAAAAAAAAACAGTAAATTGATTGTTGATCTGGAATGGTTATAGTAAAAAATGAATTTGAGACGCGCGACACCTATATAATCTGAATTTACCACACGAAATACCAGGTGGCGGCGAGGATTGTTGATTGATATGAATGTCTTTGCTTCAGTCATCATATCAACTATCTTCATTAAAATTCTTTATATCGTCAAATTATTAGCTGTATTTAGATATAAAAAAATATTTCTCGAATAATTTGACGATATAATCAAGTAAAATTTTAATGAAGATAAGGTCCGAGCACAACAAATATGATCAGCTGGACAAAAACATTCATTATTATCAATACAAGCAAGATCCTCGCCGCCACCTTGGTATTTCATATCATTAAATTCCGGGCTATTATAGGTGTCACAGTCTACCTCAATTTCATTTTTACTATCACATTTCCCAGGATCCCGACAATCAATTTCTGTTTTTAAGGCTTTCATACAACAAATAGTGTCAGCTTCTACGTTAGCCCGGGAATCACTGCTACAAAAAATTTTGCTAGGAGCTATGAGATATCTTGGTTCATTATTATCAGAGTCCCAACATTGGGTACCGCCACGTTCACAATCTATTCTTATATCAGTAACTTCTTCACAGACTTTTTCAGTCAACTCATCTTGTAAAAGATTAACTTCAAATATTCCATTACTACTAGTACCACGTATTTTTGCAAAACGGCAGTCCATATTCCCAAAACCCTTATTAATTCTACGGCAGCTTGATTTTATTTCTGGATTTTTAGCAATAACAGCATCCACTTCTTGGCATTTTTCATCATCAGCTTCATCGCATAAATCCTTGGGGTCAAAACAATTTAAAGGACAATCCTTTTTAGAAGTAACGTCATTGGCGCAAATTTTTGGTTCTCCGGATTTAGTTTCTACAGTCGGATCACATTCACTACCACAACAATATGATTCACCATAAGCTGCTTTATCCTGGGCACTTTTAGGAATATCATATCTTGTACCACAAGCAAAATATGGGTAACTATCTATTGATTCTTTATCCGGGAAATCTTTGCAATAAAAAGTATCTAAAACATTTTTTGATATATTAGACAAGGGCAAAAGTTTAAAGCGGACCAAGGCTGGGTTAATAGTATTAAGTAAAACAAAAGCCCCTAAGGTTAAAACCAGACCCATTAAAGCGCCGTTTAAAGTGGCTTTGGCTTTTTCTATTTTGGTGGCATTGCCGCTGGCAGTAATCCACTGGAAACCAGCAAAGACAATCATGACAGCGGCAAAGATACCGGCCGCTCGAGCAAACCATTGGTAAAACTGTATAATATAATCGCCAAAGTTATTGACACAATAATCACAGGTAGAGGTATTACAATCGGGATCACATTTTTTGGTTAAGCCGGGAATTTGTAAATTTACTTTAATCTGTTTTTCACCCAACTTCTGTATCACTTCCTTCTTCCTGAGCTAAAACTTGCCCTGAATAAAATAACAAAACGGAAAAAATTGATAGGATTAAGATTATTTTAGCTATTTTTTTCATCTTATTATTTAATTAGGAAAAATATTATTTTCATTTTTAACATATAAGTTAACATCCATACAGCAATGTCCATTAGGCACAATACTGCAATCAGTAGCACTGGCAGATGCACTTGATCCACAAGGATTTTCTCCACATAAAGCCGATAATGAGTAAAATTCTTTTTAATTTTGGGTTCATATTAATAATATTTACTTATATTTTAATTTTTCCACAATAAATTAGTGCGCATCCAACAATTTGAACTACAATTTTCAGTAGTGTTGTCGTAATAGGTACCTGACATACTATTATAACTTTCTCCATTGTCTAAAATATCACTATCACAATCTATCTGTATAATATCTTTTTCTTCCCAAACATCTCCCATACTCGAGTAAGGTTTTTCTTCTTGGCAAAATATATTTTCTTTAGGAAATAGAGCGCAACACCATTTATCAATATCTCCTACTCTTTCATCATTTGTACAATAATCCCTTGGCTCATCTTTATCCCAACAAGCTGTTTCTACTTCTCCAGAATATTCTCCTTTAAAACTACAATTTATTCTTTTCCAATTTCCTTCACAAGGATTTTCTACTATTTCAACATAAGCACAGGAGTCAAAGGAAAGACCGGGTCTATCCTTACTACATTTATAATCAGTTATTTTATTTTTTTCCAATATGTCGTCAATTTTATAACACTCATCTTTATTAGCTTCCTCACATAATTTTTGTGGGTCAAAACAATTTAAAGGACAATCTTCACCCACCATAGTTACATCATTAGCACAAATTTGTGGGTTACCCTCCTCATCAACATCACTACAGACACTACCACAACAATAAGATTCACCATAACCCACTTCATCCTGGACACTTTTAGGAATATCATAACTTGTACCACAAGCAAAATGTGGTATTATCTATCGATCTCGATCCGGAAACCCTGCAATAAAAGTATCTAAAACATTTTTTTATATATTAGACAAGGCAAAAGTTTAAAGCGGACCAAGGCCGGGTTAATAGTATTAAGTAAAACAAAAGCCCCTAAGGTTAAAACCAGACCGATTAAAGCGCCGTTTAAAGTGGCTTTGGCTTTTTCTATTTTGGTGGCATTGCCGCTGGCAGTAATCCACTGGAAACCAGCAAAGACAATCATGACAGCGGCAAAGATACCGGCCGCTCGAGCAAACCATTGGTAAAACTGTATAATATATTCGCCAAAGTTATTGACACAGTAACTACCAGCAAATTTTCCGTTTTCATCACAGGGTTTAGTCAATTTTGGTATTTTCAAATTTACTGGTATTT
It includes:
- a CDS encoding pilin, coding for MIQKLGEKQIKVNLQIPGLTKKCDPDCNTSTCDYCVNNFGDYIIQFYQWFARAAGIFAAVMIVFAGFQWITASGNATKIEKAKATLNGALMGLVLTLGAFVLLNTINPALVRFKLLPLSNISKNVLDTFYCKDFPDKESIDSYPYFACGTRYDIPKSAQDKAAYGESYCCGSECDPTVETKSGEPKICANDVTSKKDCPLNCFDPKDLCDEADDEKCQEVDAVIAKNPEIKSSCRRINKGFGNMDCRFAKIRGTSSNGIFEVNLLQDELTEKVCEEVTDIRIDCERGGTQCWDSDNNEPRYLIAPSKIFCSSDSRANVEADTICCMKALKTEIDCRDPGKCDSKNEIEVDCDTYNSPEFNDMKYQGGGEDLACIDNNECFCPADHICCARTLSSLKFYLIISSNYSRNIFLYLNTANNLTI
- a CDS encoding pilin → MINKNIKILTKLTLVLTVLLFLLFPFYNTLAQEEGSNETGEKEIPVNLKIPKLTKPCDENGKFAGSYCVNNFGEYIIQFYQWFARAAGIFAAVMIVFAGFQWITASGNATKIEKAKATLNGALIGLVLTLGAFVLLNTINPALVRFKLLPCLIYKKMF